CAAACTTAAGAACGCTGCGCCGCCTTTGTTCATTGTTATAGACCCGCTTCACGGCCTGAACCAGCTCATCGCCGGTAAACGGCTTGATCAGGTAGTCTTTGGCCCCGGCGATCATCGCCCGCCGCAGATACTCCTGCTCGCCCTGAACGCTCATGATAATGATGCTGGCCGGCAGCGCCTCGGTGGTGATTATCTCGGTGGCGGCAATGCCGTCCATGCCCGGCATGTTAATATCCATGAGAATAATGTCGGGCCGCAGTTCCCTGGCCTTAGCGATCGCCTCGGCGGCATCGGCGGCGAGGCCGGCTACCGTAATCTCGGGATGAAATTCCATCAGTTTACGGATATTTTCGCGCGTCGCCGCGCTATCGTCGGCAATAAGGACGCGGATTTTTTCGGCCATCTCACTTTCCTCCCCGCGGGTTTTCTTGGGCAAACTCGGCCATCTCCCGGGTTGTCGCCGGCAGGTACTCGGCCGGATTGACAAGCAAAGGCGTGATCAGTACCAACAGTTCGGTTTCGCCCCGTCGGAACGATGTGCTGCGGAACAGCTGGCCAAGTACCGGCAGGTCGCCCAGCATCGGCACTTTAACAACATCCTTGCTCGTCTCGGTAGCGATCAGGCCGCCGATCGCCATGGTCTGACCGGACGACAGGGCAATAGCCGTTTCGGCCTTGCGCAGCCGCACCGGCGGAATTTCCATACCGGCCCCTAATTTTATACTGCTTGCCGAGTTATAGTCGAGGCTGCTCACTTCCGCCTTAACCCTGCTCTGAATGAGGCCGTCGCCATTGACCTCGGGCGCGATATCCAGCTTGATGCCATAGTCTTTCCACTCAATGGTGATTTTGTTATTATCCTGGGCCACGGGTACGGGAATCTGCCCGCCGATCATAATACTGGCCTTATCGCCGCTCAGCGTAACCACGTTTGGCTGAGAAAGGACTTTTACCGCCCCGTTTTTTACCAGGGCCGACAGTTGGGCATTGATGTCCGCATACCCGCCAAGATCGCCGAAGACATCCCCGACCTTGGAGTTCAGCGCCGACTGGCCGAAGGCAAAAGTTCCGGGCGTGCCCGGGCTATTTCCCCATTTGATGCCCAGCTCTTTGAGCTTCTGCCGATTAATTTCAAGAACTTTCGCCTCGATTTTGACCTGCACCGGCCGCAATACTTCAAGGAGATTCACTACTTTGTCGCCATAAGCGGCGGCCAGTTTTTCCGCCCGGGCCTTTTGATACTGGTTGTCGACAGTCCCTTCGAGGATGACGGTCCGGTTGACCTTGCTGACCCGGATGCCGTCATAGCCGAGGATGCTTCTGATTTCCCCCGCTAATTTCGCGTCCGCGGCGCCTACTTCAACCTCATAGGTGGTGCGACCATACGCGGTCCAGACATGCAGCGTCGTAACACCGGGGGCCTTGCCAACCACCAGCACTTCCGTCCCCGACACGACCAGCACGTCGGCGATTTCCGGGTTAGCCACCGCCACCCGCTGCACGCCGTTGAAACCAAGAACCCGCGACTGGTTGACCGCTACGGTCAGGGCGGCGTTAGCCAGGGCGGTCGCCGCCGTCAGCATTATGCAAATGCTTATTAGTAATACTGCGCAAAACCTGCTCTTGCCCATATATTTAACCTCGCTTTAGCCGCTAGTTTACTGGATGGGGATTGTTTCCACCTTGGTACCGCGAATAAGCTGAATCCCCTTGCCACCATCATCCGGCTGCTGGCCGGCGGGTGGCGCCGGCCGGGCCGGCGTTGGCGCCGTTTCACCAGACTGTACGTTCTGTACCGGCGAGGTATGGGCGCCGACAATATCTTTCGGTGTTACCGCGTTAACAAGCGTAACTTGGGCGGAGGGCATGTAGGGACGCAAGGCCAGGCGCACCTTCCCCTTGTCTTCGGCCAATGCCAACTGGGCTACTTCGTCTGGCGTAACGGCGAGCGTCACCGTCGCCGTCTTGACGGCATCCTTTTTATCTTTGGCCCCGTCCGCCGCCCCTGCTTCCGCATCACGGTTGGCAGCCAGCACCAGGACGTTCTGGAGAATGATTTGGCTAACATTGTCGCCTACCGTATTCTGGTCGAAGGTGGCCACAACATCGACATAGTCACCGGGTTTGACAAAACCCGCCACCCCGGTCACTTCGGTGACGGCAATGGTGACCGCCCGTTTGTCCGGCGGGATGATGCCGGTAAACCCGGCCGACTTGCCTTGAATGACCAGCCGCCGTTCGGCGATTTGCTCGCCGGCCAGGATCCGGTCACGGGCAATGGCGCCCACAGCCGCTGTCAGCTCGTGGACTGCCCCGGGCTGGACATATTCGGCCGGAACTTTCGTCTCACTAACCATTTCCGCCGTAATTTTGGTCTTAGGCGGAATGTCAACTTTCGCCACTACGACGGCTACCCCGTCCTTCGGCGCCTTCTGCGTCGCTTCCTGCAGATATTTATAGATAAGGCCCGCTGTTGCCAGACTAAGCACCAGGGCAATTACCAGCACTCCCTTAGCGGACAATTTCATGCCTACCCCTCCCGGCCGTCTTCCTTTTGCCTGCCATGATAAAACCACCGTCCTTGCTATTTTCATTTTCATTATAGCCGAAAGCTCCCAAAGCGCTCATCGGACCGCCGCCTTAAACTATCCGCCGCGTCGGTCTCTATTTTATAGGACTGCGGACCTAACACCGGACGGTCAAAGCCACTTTTTCCGGCGGAAGTACACGACGAGCCAGCCCCCGACCAGCGCCATCAGGCCGAGCACCGCCGGATAGCCCCACCGCCACTTAAGTTCCGGCATGTATTCAAAGTTCATGCCGTAAACGCCGGCGATGAAGGTCAGCGGAATAAAGACGGTAGAAATGAGGGTGAGGAATTTCATGATTTCGCTCAGACGGTTATTTGTAATAGAAAGATAGATATCCAGCATGCCTGACAGGATGTCGCGATAGGTTTCGATTGTTTCCAGCACCTGGACCGTATGGTCGTACACGTCGCGCATATAGACAAGGGTACTGTCCTGAAACAGCCCCGAATCGCCGCGATCAATGGCGCCAATTACCTCCCGCAGCGGCCACAGGCTGCGGCGCAAATGCAGCAGCTCATTTTTCAGCTTATGAATATCCTCAAGCACCTTAGGGCCAGGTTCACGGTCAAGCGCTGCCTCCAGCGCCTCGATGCGTTCGTCCAGTTCTTCGAGCAGCACAAAATAATGGTCGACTACCGTATCAATCAAAGCATAAGCAAGATAGTCGGCGCCGGCCTTGCGGATGCGGCCTTTGCCGTTTTTGATACGCTCCCGCACCGGGCGAAAGCTGTCATCGTCACTTTCCTGAAAAGTAATTACATAGCCCTTGCCGAGAATGATGCTGACCTGCCCGACGCCAAAGGTCTCGCCGGCCGCAGCGC
This genomic interval from Sporolituus thermophilus DSM 23256 contains the following:
- the corA gene encoding magnesium/cobalt transporter CorA, producing the protein MRSKRKQAAARVGLPPGTLIGGDDRSAQARLWMTAYDETGVNERELSAVGDLFPLQPEPAVTWLDVRGAGAAVVEEIGCRFAIHPLVLEDILNTDHRSKLEDYDQYLFIVLKTVVLSGAGAAAGETFGVGQVSIILGKGYVITFQESDDDSFRPVRERIKNGKGRIRKAGADYLAYALIDTVVDHYFVLLEELDERIEALEAALDREPGPKVLEDIHKLKNELLHLRRSLWPLREVIGAIDRGDSGLFQDSTLVYMRDVYDHTVQVLETIETYRDILSGMLDIYLSITNNRLSEIMKFLTLISTVFIPLTFIAGVYGMNFEYMPELKWRWGYPAVLGLMALVGGWLVVYFRRKKWL
- a CDS encoding type II and III secretion system protein family protein — its product is MGKSRFCAVLLISICIMLTAATALANAALTVAVNQSRVLGFNGVQRVAVANPEIADVLVVSGTEVLVVGKAPGVTTLHVWTAYGRTTYEVEVGAADAKLAGEIRSILGYDGIRVSKVNRTVILEGTVDNQYQKARAEKLAAAYGDKVVNLLEVLRPVQVKIEAKVLEINRQKLKELGIKWGNSPGTPGTFAFGQSALNSKVGDVFGDLGGYADINAQLSALVKNGAVKVLSQPNVVTLSGDKASIMIGGQIPVPVAQDNNKITIEWKDYGIKLDIAPEVNGDGLIQSRVKAEVSSLDYNSASSIKLGAGMEIPPVRLRKAETAIALSSGQTMAIGGLIATETSKDVVKVPMLGDLPVLGQLFRSTSFRRGETELLVLITPLLVNPAEYLPATTREMAEFAQENPRGGK
- the cpaB gene encoding Flp pilus assembly protein CpaB, which gives rise to MKLSAKGVLVIALVLSLATAGLIYKYLQEATQKAPKDGVAVVVAKVDIPPKTKITAEMVSETKVPAEYVQPGAVHELTAAVGAIARDRILAGEQIAERRLVIQGKSAGFTGIIPPDKRAVTIAVTEVTGVAGFVKPGDYVDVVATFDQNTVGDNVSQIILQNVLVLAANRDAEAGAADGAKDKKDAVKTATVTLAVTPDEVAQLALAEDKGKVRLALRPYMPSAQVTLVNAVTPKDIVGAHTSPVQNVQSGETAPTPARPAPPAGQQPDDGGKGIQLIRGTKVETIPIQ